A genomic segment from Rhodospirillum centenum SW encodes:
- the yihA gene encoding ribosome biogenesis GTP-binding protein YihA/YsxC, with the protein MAQTPEITPSLADDLTAEDIEAGRLLFARECNFFWGAPAASELPEADLPEVCFAGRSNVGKSSLVNALTGRVTLARTSQTPGRTQQLNFFNLGDRLVLVDMPGYGYAKVSKETSSAWTDFAKSYLKGRVTLRRALVLVDSRHGLKPQDIDMMKMMDQAAVAYQIVLTKADKLTDKALVHARAAVAAALVKHPAAHPEVMATSSESGLGIAELRATLTRLAAPAL; encoded by the coding sequence ATGGCGCAGACACCGGAGATCACCCCGTCGCTGGCGGACGACCTGACCGCCGAGGACATCGAGGCCGGGCGGCTGCTCTTCGCGCGGGAGTGCAATTTCTTCTGGGGCGCCCCGGCGGCGTCGGAACTGCCCGAGGCGGACCTGCCGGAAGTCTGCTTCGCCGGCCGCTCGAACGTCGGCAAGTCCAGTCTGGTCAATGCGCTGACAGGGCGGGTGACGCTGGCCCGCACGAGCCAGACCCCCGGCCGCACGCAGCAGCTCAACTTCTTCAATCTGGGCGACCGTCTGGTGCTGGTGGACATGCCGGGCTACGGCTACGCCAAGGTCTCCAAGGAGACCTCCAGCGCCTGGACGGACTTCGCCAAATCCTACCTGAAGGGCCGCGTGACCCTGCGCCGGGCGCTGGTCCTGGTCGATTCCCGGCACGGCCTGAAGCCGCAGGACATCGACATGATGAAGATGATGGACCAGGCGGCCGTGGCCTATCAGATCGTGCTGACCAAGGCCGACAAGCTCACCGACAAGGCCCTGGTCCATGCCCGGGCGGCCGTGGCGGCCGCCCTGGTGAAGCATCCCGCCGCGCATCCGGAGGTGATGGCCACCTCCTCGGAAAGCGGTCTGGGCATCGCGGAACTGCGGGCGACGCTGACGCGCCTCGCCGCTCCGGCTCTCTGA
- a CDS encoding alpha/beta hydrolase: MSGSVWRAAAMAVAAMLCVVGFPGTGRTAAPPGPAGVPAASYAETACPDDLDVDDALRARLSCGTVQVPELRDGRPTRMLSLPVVRMAPREPSDALPVLVLHGGPGGSAVPHLRQFAEHPLTGRHPLILFDQRGGDRTSPRICPDRMEAPAFALRDDGPAAQMRDCLAELRARGGAPEGYTVAAVAADAADLRRALGLAAWDVFAESHGTLVALVLMAQDPDGLHAVALDSTVPPWSAVTDGVRQGADVLVRLARACAAEAPCAAAFPDLEARFLAEAERRHAVGQARLATWLGVLQRTFYDPNMLRVGPLLIDRFAAGETGWFRLMGRRMSIGRPTAMDGFLAISCSRFDPAREEAEAAAARAAFPQIAPAMESDSMARACAEWPVRETLPFPEGSPVRTLLIHGTFDPITPVEHGRAVAARLADARVLEVPAASHGSSLARPCGREALRLFFDGQDPSAACAGAEPLRFALSVPYLTGGWLNATLNPVTALLGKALTLALGPAALLAVFALVRRLIRGGLRCARRRPWFWLQLAVLVAAVARAAQAVAEAELAREAGALLILGVPQWFVPLLAAPWIVLALGVAAALRWRAEPGQGPATPGGRAMLAAGIVLAGVWFVVSARLGLALGL; this comes from the coding sequence GTGTCGGGTTCCGTGTGGCGCGCCGCGGCGATGGCCGTGGCGGCGATGCTCTGTGTCGTGGGGTTTCCGGGGACGGGGCGGACGGCAGCGCCGCCCGGACCGGCCGGGGTTCCTGCCGCCAGCTATGCGGAGACCGCCTGTCCCGACGACCTGGACGTCGATGACGCCCTGCGCGCGCGGCTGAGCTGCGGCACGGTTCAGGTGCCGGAGCTGCGGGACGGCCGGCCGACGCGGATGCTGTCGCTGCCGGTGGTGCGGATGGCCCCGCGCGAGCCCTCGGACGCGCTGCCGGTGCTGGTGCTGCACGGCGGCCCCGGCGGTTCGGCGGTGCCGCATCTGCGCCAGTTCGCGGAACATCCGCTGACCGGGCGGCATCCGCTGATCCTGTTCGACCAGCGCGGCGGCGACCGCACGTCGCCCCGGATCTGCCCGGACCGGATGGAGGCTCCGGCCTTCGCCCTGCGCGACGACGGGCCTGCGGCGCAGATGCGCGACTGCCTTGCGGAACTGCGTGCCAGGGGCGGTGCCCCCGAAGGCTACACGGTGGCGGCGGTGGCGGCCGACGCCGCCGACCTGCGCCGGGCCCTGGGGCTTGCCGCCTGGGACGTCTTCGCCGAATCCCACGGGACGCTGGTGGCGCTGGTGCTGATGGCGCAGGACCCGGACGGGCTGCATGCCGTGGCGCTCGACAGCACGGTGCCGCCCTGGTCCGCCGTCACCGACGGGGTGCGGCAGGGGGCAGACGTGCTGGTCCGGCTGGCCCGCGCCTGCGCCGCCGAAGCGCCCTGCGCCGCCGCCTTCCCCGACCTGGAGGCCCGCTTCCTGGCCGAGGCGGAGCGCCGCCACGCGGTCGGACAGGCGCGGCTGGCCACCTGGCTTGGCGTGTTGCAGCGGACCTTCTACGACCCGAACATGCTGCGCGTCGGACCGCTGCTGATCGACCGTTTCGCGGCGGGGGAGACGGGCTGGTTCCGCCTGATGGGCCGGCGCATGTCGATCGGCCGGCCGACGGCGATGGATGGCTTCCTCGCCATCAGTTGCAGCCGCTTCGACCCCGCGCGCGAGGAGGCCGAGGCCGCCGCGGCCCGTGCCGCCTTTCCGCAGATCGCCCCGGCCATGGAGTCCGACAGCATGGCGCGGGCCTGCGCCGAATGGCCGGTGCGGGAGACGCTGCCCTTTCCCGAGGGCAGCCCCGTCCGCACCCTGCTGATCCACGGCACCTTCGACCCGATCACGCCGGTCGAACACGGCCGGGCCGTGGCCGCCCGGCTGGCCGACGCCCGCGTGCTGGAGGTGCCGGCGGCCAGCCATGGCAGCAGCCTCGCCCGGCCCTGCGGGCGGGAGGCGCTGCGCCTGTTCTTCGACGGGCAGGACCCGTCCGCCGCCTGCGCCGGGGCGGAGCCGCTGCGCTTCGCCCTGAGCGTGCCCTACCTGACCGGCGGCTGGCTGAACGCCACCCTGAACCCGGTCACGGCCCTGCTGGGGAAGGCCCTCACCCTGGCGCTGGGGCCGGCGGCGCTGCTGGCGGTCTTCGCCCTGGTCCGGAGGCTGATCCGGGGCGGGCTGCGCTGCGCCCGGCGGCGGCCCTGGTTCTGGCTCCAGCTTGCCGTGCTGGTGGCCGCCGTGGCCCGGGCCGCCCAGGCCGTGGCGGAAGCGGAACTGGCGAGGGAAGCCGGGGCGCTGCTGATCCTGGGCGTGCCGCAGTGGTTCGTGCCGCTGTTGGCCGCGCCCTGGATCGTGCTGGCGCTGGGCGTGGCCGCGGCCTTGCGCTGGCGGGCGGAGCCGGGGCAGGGACCGGCGACCCCCGGTGGCCGGGCGATGCTCGCGGCGGGCATCGTGCTGGCCGGGGTCTGGTTCGTCGTTTCGGCGCGGCTGGGGCTGGCCCTGGGGCTCTGA
- the argB gene encoding acetylglutamate kinase, producing the protein MSTPSPAAAPSREEWLAKARTLSEALPFMRRYAGRTVVVKYGGHAMGDESLGRRFANDIVLMKQMGISPVVVHGGGPQIGQMLERLKIKSEFVDGLRVTDKETVEIAEMVLSGSINKQIVALINDAGGDAVGLSGKDDDLIEARKVTRSKRDPDSNIEKVIDLGFVGDPFRVNPGLLHKLQQADIIPVIAPIGIGEDGQTYNINADTAAGAIAAAVNATRLLLLTDVAGVLDKQKRLIPEMSVEAAQRAIDDGTATGGMIPKIETCLRAVNGGVEAAVILDGRVPHAIVLELFTEGGAGTLIGRK; encoded by the coding sequence ATGAGCACCCCCTCCCCCGCCGCCGCGCCCAGCCGCGAGGAATGGCTCGCCAAGGCCCGCACCCTGTCCGAGGCGCTGCCCTTCATGCGCCGCTACGCGGGCCGGACGGTCGTCGTGAAGTACGGCGGCCACGCCATGGGCGACGAGAGCCTGGGGCGCCGCTTCGCCAATGACATCGTGCTGATGAAGCAGATGGGCATCAGCCCCGTCGTCGTGCATGGCGGCGGCCCCCAGATCGGCCAGATGCTGGAGCGGCTGAAGATCAAGTCGGAGTTCGTGGACGGGCTGCGCGTCACCGACAAGGAGACGGTGGAGATCGCGGAGATGGTCCTCTCCGGCTCCATCAACAAGCAGATCGTGGCCCTGATCAACGATGCCGGCGGCGACGCCGTCGGCCTGTCGGGCAAGGACGACGACCTGATCGAAGCCCGCAAGGTCACCCGCAGCAAGCGCGACCCCGACAGCAACATCGAGAAGGTCATCGACCTGGGCTTCGTCGGCGATCCGTTCCGCGTCAATCCGGGCCTGCTGCACAAGCTGCAACAGGCGGACATCATCCCCGTCATCGCCCCCATCGGCATCGGGGAGGACGGCCAGACCTACAACATCAACGCGGATACGGCGGCCGGCGCCATCGCCGCGGCGGTGAACGCGACGCGCCTGCTGCTGCTGACCGACGTGGCCGGCGTGCTGGACAAGCAGAAGCGCCTGATCCCCGAGATGTCGGTGGAGGCGGCGCAGCGCGCCATCGACGACGGCACCGCCACCGGCGGCATGATCCCGAAGATCGAGACCTGCCTGCGCGCCGTGAACGGCGGGGTGGAGGCGGCGGTGATCCTGGACGGCCGCGTGCCCCACGCGATCGTGCTGGAGCTGTTCACCGAAGGCGGCGCCGGCACGCTGATCGGGCGCAAGTGA
- a CDS encoding DUF2336 domain-containing protein, translating to MSTNGPQDRPLGGVDYDTAKRLATSPDAVERRFVAGRAETRPEILYFLAADQSAEVRREIARNTSTPRQADLLLAADPDEEVRSGLAAKIASLVPHLPAEKVGQLEKLTLEVLETLARDQAVTVRRVLAETLKDQPGAPAQVVQQLARDLELSVSGPVLRHSPILTDEDLLQIIRSQPLDGQLVAIAERAGLSGDVADAVARTDSEGAVAALLANHSAQIREETLDRIIEMAPRHEPWHGPLVRRPTLPPRAAARIAGFVNDQLLKVLQARPDLPAETRAAVSEAVRRRLPGLSAPAAPARAGTPEAPDAEEEAEPKERPGDRARRLHAAGALDEEVISDALSTGDRGFVLTALSLRAGIPPDTVDKIVGGQSPRGVTALCWRAKLGMRFARQVQLRLAMIPPSAVMNAKDGTDYPMTEAEMKWQLEFFGVKA from the coding sequence GTGAGCACGAACGGACCCCAGGACCGTCCCCTCGGCGGTGTCGATTACGACACGGCGAAGCGGCTGGCGACCAGTCCGGACGCGGTGGAACGGCGCTTCGTCGCCGGCCGGGCGGAGACGCGGCCGGAGATTCTGTACTTCCTGGCCGCCGACCAGAGTGCGGAGGTGCGGCGGGAGATCGCCCGCAACACCAGCACGCCGCGGCAGGCCGACCTGCTGCTGGCCGCCGACCCGGACGAGGAGGTGCGCTCCGGCCTCGCCGCCAAGATCGCGTCCCTGGTCCCGCACCTGCCGGCCGAAAAGGTCGGGCAGCTTGAGAAGCTGACCCTGGAGGTGCTGGAGACGCTGGCCCGCGACCAGGCGGTGACCGTGCGCCGGGTGCTGGCGGAGACGCTGAAGGACCAGCCCGGCGCCCCGGCGCAGGTGGTGCAGCAGCTTGCCCGCGACCTGGAACTGTCCGTCAGCGGGCCGGTGCTGCGGCACTCCCCCATCCTGACCGACGAGGATCTGCTCCAGATCATCCGGTCCCAGCCGCTGGACGGCCAGCTTGTCGCCATCGCGGAGCGCGCCGGCCTGTCCGGCGATGTGGCCGACGCCGTGGCCCGGACCGACAGCGAAGGGGCCGTGGCGGCGCTGCTGGCGAACCACTCCGCCCAGATCCGGGAGGAGACGCTGGACCGGATCATCGAGATGGCGCCGCGGCACGAGCCCTGGCACGGCCCCCTGGTGCGGCGCCCGACCCTGCCGCCGCGGGCGGCGGCGCGCATCGCCGGCTTCGTCAACGATCAGCTCCTGAAGGTCCTCCAGGCCCGCCCGGATCTGCCGGCGGAGACGCGCGCTGCGGTCAGCGAGGCGGTGCGCCGCCGTCTGCCGGGCCTGTCCGCTCCGGCCGCGCCGGCGCGGGCCGGGACGCCGGAGGCGCCCGACGCCGAGGAGGAGGCGGAGCCGAAGGAGCGGCCGGGCGACCGTGCCCGCCGCCTGCACGCCGCCGGTGCGCTGGACGAGGAGGTGATCTCCGACGCCCTGTCCACGGGCGACCGCGGCTTCGTGCTGACGGCTCTGTCGCTGCGCGCCGGCATTCCGCCGGACACGGTGGACAAGATCGTCGGCGGGCAGAGCCCGCGCGGAGTCACGGCCCTGTGCTGGCGGGCGAAGCTGGGCATGCGCTTCGCCCGGCAGGTGCAGCTCCGCCTCGCCATGATCCCGCCCTCGGCCGTGATGAACGCCAAGGACGGCACGGACTACCCGATGACCGAGGCCGAGATGAAATGGCAGCTTGAGTTCTTCGGGGTGAAGGCGTGA
- a CDS encoding sensor domain-containing diguanylate cyclase, which yields METESVPTAPPPPLEGTEAAAILAGWPGPALRLAADGAVRAANARCAPLDADGGAWREDLSWWVASDGPLLDSARSVPVATGSGPGVVEFAAVPLPDGEVLLLGRDVTLERRLRHALTESRQRYKDLVDISSDFAWETGPDGRFAFVSPAGAIGYRAEELLGRHPADLVLPEFADQPLPFDTRVPIERTEVWLRDRSGEPACLISSAVPLTGPGGEWLGARGACRDITDARLRGMELSRVRLREKYLGFIVSSTRDDVDPTRTLEIAAGVAVNATGAAGVLVFARAGEGYGPAARQGTLPPEAADALPALLAAAAESAGGCEAVAGPVRLLAARTLFRNEVNGAVLAWRPAAEAWSADDISMVSAIADHVGVAVAQARYQERLKTLSERDGLTGLYNRRTFMELLEQRLERHRGGSSALLYFDLDNFKAVNDLLGHTAGDGVLQAVGTLLVRLARPGDLTARLGGDEFVLWIERVDEAQALRVADRLLREAAEFLRPLSAAPDRPLGVSIGVALYAGGGGEPAQGLLDRGDHAMYAAKRQGKGNRALAPAAAIASGRAGGDAPAGGTVGE from the coding sequence GTGGAAACAGAATCCGTACCGACCGCCCCGCCGCCCCCCCTGGAGGGGACTGAGGCGGCGGCCATCCTGGCCGGCTGGCCCGGCCCCGCCCTGCGGCTGGCGGCCGACGGTGCCGTGCGCGCCGCCAACGCCCGCTGCGCCCCGCTGGACGCGGACGGGGGCGCCTGGCGCGAGGACCTGTCCTGGTGGGTCGCCAGCGACGGGCCGCTGCTGGACAGCGCCCGCTCCGTGCCGGTGGCGACCGGCTCCGGTCCCGGCGTCGTGGAGTTCGCGGCCGTCCCCCTGCCGGACGGCGAGGTGCTGCTGCTGGGGCGCGACGTGACGCTGGAGCGCCGGCTGCGCCACGCCCTGACCGAATCCCGCCAGCGCTACAAGGACCTGGTGGACATCTCCTCCGACTTCGCCTGGGAGACGGGGCCGGACGGGCGCTTCGCCTTCGTCTCCCCCGCCGGGGCCATCGGCTACCGGGCGGAGGAGCTGCTGGGCCGGCACCCCGCGGACCTCGTGCTGCCCGAGTTCGCCGACCAGCCGCTGCCCTTCGACACGCGGGTGCCGATCGAGCGGACGGAGGTCTGGCTGCGCGACCGCTCGGGCGAGCCGGCCTGCCTGATCTCCTCCGCCGTGCCGCTGACCGGGCCGGGCGGGGAATGGCTGGGCGCGCGCGGCGCCTGCCGCGACATCACCGACGCCCGCCTGCGCGGCATGGAGCTGTCCCGGGTCCGGCTGCGCGAGAAGTATCTGGGCTTCATCGTCTCCTCCACCCGCGACGACGTGGACCCCACCCGCACGCTGGAGATCGCGGCCGGCGTCGCGGTGAACGCCACCGGCGCGGCCGGCGTCCTGGTCTTCGCCCGGGCGGGGGAGGGCTACGGACCCGCGGCGCGGCAGGGCACGCTGCCGCCGGAGGCGGCGGACGCGCTGCCGGCCCTGCTGGCCGCCGCAGCGGAGAGTGCCGGGGGCTGCGAGGCGGTGGCCGGGCCGGTGCGCCTGCTGGCCGCGCGCACCCTGTTCCGCAACGAGGTGAACGGCGCGGTCCTGGCCTGGCGCCCGGCCGCCGAGGCGTGGAGCGCGGACGACATCTCCATGGTGTCGGCCATCGCCGACCATGTCGGCGTCGCCGTCGCCCAGGCCCGCTACCAGGAGCGGCTGAAGACCCTGTCCGAGCGCGACGGGCTGACCGGGCTCTACAACCGGCGCACCTTCATGGAGCTGCTGGAGCAACGGCTGGAGCGGCACCGCGGCGGTTCCTCCGCCCTGCTCTATTTCGACCTGGACAACTTCAAGGCGGTCAACGACCTGCTCGGCCACACGGCGGGCGACGGGGTGCTGCAGGCGGTGGGCACGCTGCTGGTGCGGCTGGCCCGGCCGGGCGACCTGACGGCGCGGCTGGGCGGCGACGAGTTCGTGCTCTGGATCGAGCGGGTGGACGAGGCCCAGGCCCTGCGGGTGGCCGACCGGCTGCTGCGCGAGGCGGCGGAGTTCCTGCGCCCCCTCTCGGCCGCGCCGGACCGGCCGCTGGGCGTTTCCATCGGCGTGGCGCTCTATGCCGGCGGCGGCGGTGAGCCGGCCCAGGGGCTGCTGGACCGCGGCGACCATGCCATGTATGCCGCCAAGCGCCAGGGCAAGGGCAACCGCGCCCTGGCGCCCGCGGCGGCGATCGCAAGCGGAAGGGCCGGCGGCGACGCCCCGGCCGGCGGTACGGTTGGAGAGTGA
- a CDS encoding pyrimidine 5'-nucleotidase: MTIQAPPVRPAGQASPVRPAGHASPARPAGARSLSGVDTWVFDLDNTLYPSSCNLFAQVDRRIGEFIAEYFGLPYEEARAKQKKYFREHGTSLRGLMVEHDIDPVPFLEYVHDIDVTPVEPSERLARALDALPGRKLVYTNGSVRHAENILARLGVEGRFEAVFDIVAAGYVPKPDPRPYRTLVERHGVEPTRAVMVEDIARNLAPAAALGMTTVWLRTDADWSRPDGGGVGHGDHIHHVVDDLIDWLEAGAPPVL; the protein is encoded by the coding sequence ATGACGATACAAGCCCCTCCCGTCCGGCCCGCCGGACAAGCCTCCCCCGTCCGGCCCGCCGGACACGCCTCGCCCGCCCGGCCCGCCGGGGCCCGGAGCCTGTCCGGCGTCGATACCTGGGTGTTCGACCTGGACAACACCCTCTATCCGTCGAGCTGCAACCTGTTTGCCCAGGTGGACCGCCGCATCGGTGAGTTCATCGCGGAGTATTTCGGCCTGCCCTACGAAGAGGCGCGGGCGAAGCAGAAGAAGTATTTCCGCGAGCACGGCACCAGCCTGCGCGGCCTGATGGTCGAGCACGACATCGACCCGGTGCCGTTCCTGGAATATGTCCATGACATCGACGTGACGCCGGTGGAACCGTCGGAACGGCTGGCCCGCGCGCTGGACGCCCTGCCCGGCCGCAAGCTGGTCTACACCAACGGCTCCGTCCGCCATGCCGAGAACATCCTGGCCCGGCTGGGCGTCGAGGGCCGCTTCGAGGCTGTGTTCGACATCGTGGCCGCGGGCTACGTGCCGAAGCCCGACCCGCGGCCCTACCGCACCCTGGTCGAGCGCCACGGGGTGGAGCCGACCCGCGCCGTGATGGTGGAGGACATCGCCCGCAACCTGGCCCCGGCCGCGGCGCTGGGCATGACGACGGTGTGGCTGCGCACGGATGCCGACTGGTCCCGCCCCGACGGCGGCGGCGTCGGGCATGGCGACCACATCCACCATGTCGTGGACGACCTGATCGACTGGCTGGAAGCCGGCGCACCGCCGGTCCTGTGA
- the dapD gene encoding 2,3,4,5-tetrahydropyridine-2,6-dicarboxylate N-succinyltransferase — MSTAPDRLARTIDQAWEVRDGLTPATTGPVRAAVEEALGLLDAGILRVAEPVDGGSQGGGWRVNQWLKKAVLLSFRLNDNAVIPGGPGLPGGDSATWFDKVPSKFAGWDEVRWKAAGFRAVPGAIVRHSAHVAPGVVLMPSFVNLGAHVDRGTMVDTWVTVGSCAQIGRNVHLSGGVGIGGVLEPLQANPVIIEDDCFIGARSEVVEGVIVERGSVLSMGVFISASTRIIDRATGEVFIGRVPAWSVVVPGTLPGRPLLDGSPGPGLSCAVIVKRVDEKTRAKTSINDLLRD, encoded by the coding sequence ATGAGCACCGCCCCCGACCGCCTCGCCCGCACCATCGACCAGGCCTGGGAGGTGCGCGACGGCCTCACCCCCGCGACCACCGGCCCCGTCCGCGCGGCGGTGGAGGAGGCGCTGGGGCTGCTGGATGCCGGCATCCTGCGCGTGGCCGAGCCGGTGGACGGCGGCAGCCAGGGCGGCGGCTGGCGGGTGAACCAGTGGCTGAAGAAGGCGGTGCTGCTGTCCTTCCGGCTGAACGACAACGCCGTCATCCCCGGCGGTCCCGGCCTGCCCGGCGGCGACAGCGCCACCTGGTTCGACAAGGTGCCGTCCAAGTTCGCCGGCTGGGACGAGGTGCGCTGGAAGGCCGCCGGCTTCCGCGCCGTGCCCGGCGCCATCGTCCGCCACAGCGCCCATGTGGCGCCGGGCGTCGTGCTGATGCCCAGCTTCGTCAATCTGGGCGCCCATGTGGACCGCGGCACCATGGTGGACACCTGGGTGACGGTCGGTTCCTGCGCCCAGATCGGCCGCAACGTGCATCTCTCCGGCGGCGTCGGCATCGGCGGCGTGCTGGAGCCGTTGCAGGCCAACCCCGTCATCATCGAGGATGACTGCTTCATCGGCGCCCGCTCGGAGGTGGTGGAGGGGGTCATCGTGGAGCGCGGCAGCGTGCTCTCCATGGGCGTCTTCATCAGCGCCTCGACCCGGATCATCGACCGCGCCACGGGCGAGGTCTTCATCGGCCGCGTGCCGGCCTGGTCCGTCGTCGTGCCCGGCACCCTGCCCGGCCGGCCGCTGCTCGACGGCAGCCCCGGCCCCGGCCTCTCCTGCGCCGTCATCGTCAAGCGGGTGGACGAGAAGACCCGCGCCAAGACCAGCATCAACGACCTGCTGCGGGACTGA
- the dapE gene encoding succinyl-diaminopimelate desuccinylase → MAPDPIALARDLIRCPSVTPADAGALDRVQSVLEGLGFTCHRLPFQEPGTERVDNLYARLGDKGPNFCFAGHTDVVPAGDAAAWTVDPFGGEIIDGRLYGRGAADMKGGVAAFIAAVGSFLERNGPPAGSISLLITGDEEGPAVNGTRKVLDWMAAAGERIDACLVGEPTNPRALGDMIKVGRRGSLTATLTALGAQGHTAYPHLADNPLPRLAEALHLLASSPLDMGTPHFQPSTLALTSIDVGNPASNVIPARGTARFNIRFNDLHTPESLEAHIRDVLEEVGGAWELALQTSGVAFLTPPGALSDIVAAAVEAHTGRTPELSTSGGTSDARFIKDHCPVVEFGLVGASMHKVDENVAVADLLELTAIYRTVLERWFAGAEPRT, encoded by the coding sequence GTGGCCCCTGATCCCATCGCCCTCGCCCGCGACCTGATCCGCTGCCCCAGCGTCACCCCGGCCGATGCCGGGGCGCTGGACCGGGTGCAGTCGGTGCTGGAGGGGCTCGGCTTCACCTGCCACCGGCTGCCGTTCCAGGAACCGGGCACGGAGCGGGTGGACAATCTCTATGCCCGGCTGGGCGACAAAGGCCCGAACTTCTGCTTCGCCGGCCACACGGATGTCGTGCCGGCCGGGGATGCCGCGGCCTGGACCGTCGATCCTTTCGGAGGCGAAATAATCGACGGACGGCTCTATGGCCGCGGGGCTGCGGACATGAAAGGCGGCGTCGCCGCCTTCATCGCCGCCGTCGGATCGTTCCTGGAGCGTAACGGTCCGCCGGCGGGCAGCATCAGCCTGCTGATCACGGGGGACGAGGAAGGCCCGGCCGTGAACGGCACCCGCAAGGTGCTGGACTGGATGGCGGCGGCCGGGGAGCGCATCGACGCCTGTCTGGTGGGGGAGCCGACCAATCCCCGCGCCCTGGGCGACATGATCAAGGTCGGCCGCCGCGGCAGCCTGACGGCGACGCTGACGGCGCTGGGGGCGCAGGGCCACACGGCCTATCCGCATCTGGCGGACAACCCGCTGCCGCGGCTGGCGGAGGCGCTGCACCTGCTGGCGTCCAGCCCGCTGGACATGGGCACGCCGCACTTCCAGCCCTCGACCCTGGCCCTGACCAGCATCGACGTAGGCAATCCGGCAAGCAACGTGATCCCGGCCCGCGGCACGGCCCGCTTCAACATCCGCTTCAACGACCTGCACACGCCGGAGAGCCTGGAGGCGCACATCCGCGACGTGCTGGAGGAGGTCGGCGGTGCCTGGGAGCTGGCGCTGCAGACCAGCGGCGTCGCCTTCCTGACGCCGCCGGGCGCCCTGTCCGACATCGTGGCCGCGGCGGTGGAGGCGCACACCGGCCGCACGCCGGAGCTGAGCACCTCGGGCGGCACGTCGGATGCCCGCTTCATCAAGGACCATTGCCCGGTGGTGGAGTTCGGGCTGGTCGGCGCCAGCATGCACAAGGTGGACGAGAACGTGGCCGTGGCGGACCTGCTGGAGCTGACGGCGATCTACCGCACGGTGCTGGAACGCTGGTTCGCCGGCGCGGAACCCCGGACATGA
- the truA gene encoding tRNA pseudouridine(38-40) synthase TruA — protein sequence MQRWKLTLEYDGRPFVGWQRQDNGPSVQQALEEAIYRFTQETVTVFCAGRTDAGVHALAMVASVDLAREATADKVQAALNFHLKPHPVAVLRVEPVAPDFHARFSCLGRAYLYRILNRRAPAALEAGRVWHVQGGLDAEAMHEAAQRLVGQHDFSSFRASLCQAKSPVKTLSDLSVARVGEEVRIVARARSFLHHQVRNMVGTLKLVGEGRWTADDVSRALAARNRSAAGPTAPAAGLYFTEAWY from the coding sequence ATGCAGCGCTGGAAGCTGACCCTGGAATATGACGGCCGGCCCTTCGTCGGCTGGCAGCGGCAGGACAACGGTCCCTCCGTCCAGCAGGCGCTGGAGGAGGCGATCTATCGTTTCACCCAGGAAACGGTCACGGTCTTCTGCGCGGGGCGCACGGATGCCGGGGTGCATGCCCTGGCCATGGTGGCCAGCGTCGATCTGGCCCGCGAGGCGACGGCGGACAAGGTTCAGGCCGCGCTGAACTTCCACCTGAAGCCGCATCCGGTCGCCGTGCTGCGGGTCGAGCCGGTGGCGCCCGACTTCCATGCCCGCTTCTCCTGCCTGGGCCGGGCCTATCTCTACCGCATCCTGAACCGCCGCGCCCCGGCGGCGCTGGAGGCGGGGCGGGTCTGGCACGTTCAGGGCGGGCTGGACGCGGAAGCGATGCACGAGGCGGCGCAGCGTCTGGTCGGGCAGCACGATTTCAGCAGCTTCCGCGCCTCGCTCTGTCAGGCGAAGTCGCCGGTCAAGACGCTCTCGGACCTGTCGGTCGCGCGGGTGGGGGAGGAGGTGCGGATCGTCGCCCGCGCCCGCTCCTTCCTGCACCATCAGGTGCGCAACATGGTCGGCACCCTGAAGCTGGTGGGGGAGGGGCGCTGGACCGCCGACGATGTGAGCCGGGCGCTGGCGGCGCGCAACCGTTCCGCAGCCGGTCCGACCGCCCCGGCGGCCGGGCTCTACTTCACCGAGGCATGGTACTGA